A genomic segment from Pelobates fuscus isolate aPelFus1 chromosome 7, aPelFus1.pri, whole genome shotgun sequence encodes:
- the TOE1 gene encoding target of EGR1 protein 1 → MTSLVVPVIDVHNENFSELWPSMLLALKTSTFIALDTELSGLGARKSLLNPCVEERYKAICSAARTRSILSLGIACFKELPENGENAYLSQIFNLTLLCTEDYIIEPQSVQFLVQHGFDFNKQYSQGIPYYKGNDKGNEHDEMSVRTFFLELLRAKKPLILHNGLIDLAFLYQCFYAQLPDNLGNFIADLSEMFPAGIYDTKYASEFEIRITASYLEYAYKKCKRENRRLMDSNGKHMAIEFCNYPPSMSTFVDYRHCSLPESNQANSENMQHHVCEQFSAYGWCPNGLKCTQSHNIDLIIDEDEKFKDNKKKRNRRKRKKNVEQHPVEETKMAEQNPRIVCDEEPPLKQSCAHPESPQTAAEQKCQIVEQCEQPRTTDSRMEEDLPPAASPQEQVKDHMATEKSPIAVETSMALADTGYNKEVFNVKSSTLGSQVNNDSGTHRAGFDAFMTGYIMGYVWMLKKEPGSNSPTSCCLPDCHNKVYLSGKNVPLQIVKSIFSKSSRAHIQKMRLVCFNSS, encoded by the exons ATGACTTCCTTAGTTGTCCCAGTGATTGACGTCCATAATGAGAACTTTAGTGAACTTTGGCCTTCTATGTTACTGGCCTTAAAAACCTCTACTTTCATAGCTTTGGATACG GAACTGAGTGGCCTGGGAGCCAGGAAAAGCCTTTTGAACCC GTGTGTAGAGGAGAGATATAAAGCAATATGCAGTGCAGCCAGGACACGTTCTATTTTATCTTTGGGCATTGCCTGCTTCAAAGAGCTACCGGAAAAC GGAGAGAACGCATATTTATCCCAAATCTTTAACCTGACCCTGCTGTGCACGGAGGATTACATCATAGAGCCACAGTCTGTGCAGTTCCTGGTTCAGCATGGCTTTGATTTCAACAAACAATACTCACAGGGCATCCCTTATTACAAGGGCAATGACAAG GGGAACGAGCACGACGAGATGAGCGTCCGCACTTTCTTCCTGGAGCTTCTTCGTGCCAAGAAGCCATTAATCCTGCACAACGGGCTCATAGACCTGGCCTTCCTTTATCAATGCTTCTATGCTCAGCTCCCCGATAATCTGGGAAACTTTATTGCCGACCTCTCAGAAATGTTCCCAGCGGGGATCTACGATACAAAGTACGCCTCTGAATTTGAGATTCGAATTACAGCATCCTACCTTGAGTATGCTTACAAAAAATG TAAGCGCGAGAATAGACGATTAATGGATTCCAATGGCAAGCACATGGCTATTGAGTTTTGTAACTACCCTCCTTCAATGTCAACGTTTGTGGATTACCGACACTGTTCTCTGCCAGAGTCCAACCAGGCCAACTCTGAGAACATGCAACATCATGTTTGTGAGCAGTTTTCG GCTTATGGCTGGTGTCCGAATGGGCTGAAGTGTACACAGTCCCACAACATTGATCTTATTATTGATGAAgatgaaaaattcaaagacaacaAAAAGAAGAGAAACAGAAGGAAGAGGAAAAAGAATGTGGAACAGCATCCTGTGGAAGAGACAAAGATGGCAGAGCAAAATCCCCGCATTGTATGTGACGAGGAGCCCCCACTGAAGCAGAGCTGTGCACATCCTGAGAGTCCCCAGACAGCTGCTGAGCAGAAATGCCAAATTGTGGAACAATGTGAGCAGCCGAGAACCACAGATAGCAGGATGGAGGAAGATCTTCCACCAGCTGCTAGTCCACAGGAACAAGTGAAGGACCACATGGCCACAGAAAAGAGTCCTATTGCAGTAGAGACTAGCATGGCTCTGGCTGATACTGGTTACAATAAGGAAGTGTTTAATGTTAAAAGCTCTACGCTAGGAAGCCAGGTGAATAACGACAGTGGCACCCACCGGGCTGGTTTTGATGCCTTTATGACTGGCTATATTATGGGGTATGTCTGGATGCTGAAGAAAGAACCAGGTTCTAATTCCCCCACTTCCTGCTGTCTCCCGGATTGTCACAATAAGGTTTATCTGAGTGGGAAGAATGTGCCTCTTCAGATAGTAAAGAGCATCTTTTCTAAGTCTTCCAGAGCCCACATTCAGAAGATGAGACTTGTCTGCTTTAACAGTTCATAA